One window from the genome of Echinicola vietnamensis DSM 17526 encodes:
- the ilvN gene encoding acetolactate synthase small subunit, translating into MNRYTVSLFTENFIGILNRVTLIFTRRGVNIDALTASESKEDGVHRITIEVTTTEDQVIQIVKQTEKIIDVIKSFYYKDDEVVYQEIALYKIPISSLDPGLEKVIRQYNARIISAEKEFVVIEMTGHKEDTKALLEILKDFNILEFARSGRVAVAKPMGTIEQYLNN; encoded by the coding sequence ATGAATCGATATACCGTATCCCTTTTTACCGAAAATTTCATCGGTATCCTGAATAGAGTTACCTTGATATTTACCAGAAGGGGAGTGAATATAGATGCCCTTACCGCTTCGGAGAGTAAGGAAGATGGTGTCCATAGGATCACCATTGAAGTGACCACGACAGAAGATCAGGTCATCCAGATCGTCAAGCAAACGGAAAAGATCATTGATGTGATCAAGTCCTTTTACTATAAGGATGACGAAGTGGTGTACCAAGAAATCGCCCTTTACAAAATACCGATCAGCAGTCTTGATCCGGGCTTGGAAAAGGTGATCAGGCAGTACAATGCCCGTATCATTTCCGCGGAGAAGGAATTTGTAGTCATCGAAATGACCGGCCATAAAGAGGATACCAAAGCCCTGTTGGAGATTCTGAAGGATTTTAATATCCTTGAATTTGCCAGATCAGGTAGAGTAGCCGTGGCCAAACCAATGGGAACAATTGAACAATATTTGAATAATTAA
- a CDS encoding alpha-isopropylmalate synthase regulatory domain-containing protein: MRLDKKVEIMDTTLRDGEQTSGVSFLPSEKLQIAKLLLEELRVDRIEVASARVSEGELEGVKKITHWAAEKGYLDCVEVLGFVDTPASVDWLTEAGAKVLNLLTKGSLNHLTHQLKKTPVEHFAAIEKCIHYANEKGISVNVYLEDWSSGMRHSRDYTLELIAFLADQNVKRVMLPDTLGLLKPAEVAEYVGLVSEQFPEVHFDFHAHNDYDLSVANVMEAINHGISGIHTTVNGLGERAGNAPLESVVATLSDFTTVKLNVQENKIYRISKLVEQFSGLHIPSNKPVVGENVFTQTAGIHADGDNKKNLYFNDLLPERFGRTRKYALGKTSGKANILKNLLELGIKLEPEELSKVTQKIIELGDRKERVTTEDLPYIISDVLQNNSIKKDISIEGYHMTHSKGLKPTVQLKLKFKDQFYEAHASGNGQFDSFMLALQKIYKSLNKKLPKLTDFSVSIPPGGKTDAFVETVITWDYGRIIKTKGLDSDQTVAAMMATEKMLNIIEQIDSGNRA, from the coding sequence ATGCGTCTTGATAAGAAAGTAGAAATCATGGATACCACGCTGAGGGATGGCGAACAGACCTCGGGAGTGTCCTTTTTGCCCTCCGAAAAACTCCAAATTGCCAAGTTGCTACTGGAGGAATTAAGGGTGGATAGGATCGAAGTGGCATCTGCACGGGTTTCGGAAGGGGAACTAGAGGGAGTAAAGAAGATCACGCATTGGGCGGCCGAAAAAGGATACCTGGACTGTGTAGAGGTGTTGGGTTTTGTGGACACTCCTGCATCGGTGGACTGGCTGACAGAAGCCGGGGCGAAAGTATTAAATCTCCTGACCAAGGGATCGCTTAACCACCTGACCCACCAGCTGAAAAAGACACCGGTGGAACATTTCGCCGCCATTGAAAAGTGTATCCATTACGCCAATGAAAAGGGGATTTCGGTGAATGTCTACCTGGAAGATTGGAGCAGTGGTATGCGCCATTCTAGGGATTACACCTTGGAGTTGATAGCCTTTTTGGCCGATCAGAATGTGAAGCGGGTCATGCTGCCCGATACTTTGGGCCTTCTGAAACCTGCTGAAGTAGCCGAATATGTTGGTTTGGTGAGTGAGCAATTTCCTGAAGTACATTTTGATTTCCATGCCCATAACGATTATGACCTTTCGGTGGCCAATGTCATGGAGGCCATAAATCATGGTATTTCAGGTATCCACACCACTGTAAACGGACTAGGCGAACGGGCCGGGAATGCACCGCTGGAAAGTGTCGTAGCCACCCTGTCGGATTTTACGACAGTAAAGCTAAATGTCCAGGAAAATAAAATTTATCGTATCAGCAAGTTGGTCGAGCAATTTTCCGGACTTCATATTCCTTCCAATAAGCCCGTAGTTGGCGAAAATGTCTTTACACAGACGGCAGGAATCCATGCCGATGGGGACAATAAAAAGAACCTCTATTTTAATGATTTATTGCCTGAGCGTTTTGGCCGTACACGGAAATATGCTTTGGGAAAAACCTCTGGAAAGGCGAATATCCTTAAAAACCTCCTGGAGCTGGGGATTAAGCTGGAACCGGAAGAGCTCAGCAAGGTGACCCAAAAGATCATTGAGCTGGGAGATCGAAAAGAACGGGTGACCACGGAGGACCTTCCCTATATCATTTCTGATGTCCTTCAGAATAATTCTATTAAGAAGGATATCAGCATCGAAGGGTATCACATGACCCACTCCAAAGGGCTTAAGCCTACCGTGCAACTCAAACTGAAATTTAAAGACCAATTTTACGAGGCACATGCTTCTGGAAACGGTCAATTTGATTCTTTTATGCTGGCCCTGCAAAAGATCTATAAATCCCTTAATAAGAAACTTCCCAAATTGACGGATTTCAGCGTGAGCATCCCTCCCGGAGGGAAGACAGATGCTTTTGTGGAGACCGTGATCACGTGGGATTATGGTAGGATCATCAAGACCAAAGGCTTGGACAGTGACCAAACCGTGGCCGCGATGATGGCCACCGAGAAAATGCTCAATATCATCGAACAAATCGATTCAGGAAATCGAGCATGA
- a CDS encoding Crp/Fnr family transcriptional regulator, with product MTANLINTILSLIELDENGVSELKAISQIRRFSSGEHWIREGQVPRSFGFVEKGLFRIYYADAEGNEVTKGFFQEGSFPTAYTALQTGSPSFFSIQALEGAQLVTIDYARWLEMYRADPVWKDFLIVMLTKGYMKKEKRERELLQLSAAERYRGFLTEYPGLESRIKQHFIASYLGITPVALSRIRKKMRCINLG from the coding sequence ATGACCGCAAACCTGATCAATACCATCCTTTCACTGATTGAGCTTGATGAGAATGGGGTCAGTGAGCTAAAAGCGATCAGTCAAATCAGGCGTTTTTCCAGTGGGGAGCATTGGATTAGGGAAGGGCAGGTGCCGCGGTCTTTTGGTTTTGTGGAGAAAGGGCTGTTTCGAATTTATTATGCAGATGCCGAGGGAAATGAAGTCACCAAGGGCTTTTTTCAGGAGGGAAGTTTCCCTACGGCTTATACCGCTTTGCAGACGGGAAGTCCTTCTTTTTTTTCCATCCAAGCATTGGAAGGTGCCCAATTAGTGACTATTGATTATGCAAGGTGGTTGGAGATGTACCGTGCCGATCCTGTTTGGAAGGATTTTTTGATTGTCATGCTGACAAAAGGGTATATGAAGAAGGAAAAACGGGAAAGGGAACTGTTACAGCTGTCAGCAGCAGAGAGGTATCGTGGGTTTTTAACCGAATATCCCGGCCTCGAATCAAGGATTAAGCAACATTTCATCGCATCCTATCTTGGGATTACCCCTGTAGCCCTTAGCCGCATTCGCAAGAAAATGAGATGCATTAACCTAGGTTAA
- the leuB gene encoding 3-isopropylmalate dehydrogenase has product MEMNIALLPGDGIGPEVIEQTVKVVKAVGKKFGHTITFKEAVVGAAAIDATGNPYPDETHEICLQADAVLFGAIGDPKYDNDPKAKVRPEQGLLAMRKKLGLFSNVRPTFTFPSLIHKSPLKKERIEGTDLVFLRELTGGIYFGEPRGRNEQGTKAFDTNVYTKEEITRLARMGFEFAQKRRKLLTCVDKANVLATSRLWRETVQELEPEYPDVKVEYEFVDAVAMRLIQWPKAYDVLITENLFGDILTDEASVISGSMGLMPSASLGTDVKLFEPIHGSYPQAAGKDIANPLATVLSAAMMFEYAFDLKDEAKAISDVVNLSLAEGVVTEDIAEESKPSKTSEVGDWLAAQILK; this is encoded by the coding sequence ATGGAAATGAATATAGCGCTGCTACCAGGTGATGGTATCGGCCCTGAAGTGATCGAACAAACGGTAAAAGTGGTCAAAGCCGTAGGAAAGAAGTTTGGCCATACCATTACTTTTAAAGAAGCTGTCGTAGGTGCTGCAGCGATTGATGCTACAGGAAATCCCTATCCTGATGAAACCCACGAGATATGCCTCCAGGCAGATGCTGTATTGTTTGGTGCCATCGGTGATCCCAAATACGACAATGACCCCAAGGCAAAAGTAAGGCCTGAGCAAGGTCTTCTGGCCATGCGGAAGAAGTTGGGATTGTTTTCCAATGTGCGTCCTACTTTCACTTTCCCTTCATTGATCCATAAGTCGCCTTTGAAGAAAGAGCGAATTGAAGGAACTGATTTGGTGTTCTTGAGGGAATTGACCGGTGGGATTTATTTTGGTGAGCCTAGAGGACGAAACGAGCAAGGCACCAAAGCCTTTGATACCAATGTGTATACGAAAGAGGAAATTACCCGATTGGCAAGAATGGGCTTTGAGTTTGCCCAAAAAAGAAGAAAATTATTGACCTGTGTGGACAAGGCCAATGTATTGGCTACTTCACGTCTCTGGAGGGAAACGGTCCAAGAGCTGGAGCCTGAATATCCTGATGTGAAAGTGGAATATGAATTTGTGGATGCGGTAGCCATGCGCCTGATCCAATGGCCAAAAGCCTATGATGTATTGATTACCGAAAACTTGTTCGGGGATATTCTTACAGATGAGGCCAGTGTGATCAGTGGATCTATGGGATTGATGCCCTCTGCTTCCTTGGGAACAGATGTGAAATTGTTTGAACCGATCCATGGCTCATACCCTCAAGCAGCAGGAAAAGATATCGCCAATCCATTGGCTACGGTACTTTCTGCGGCCATGATGTTTGAATATGCCTTTGACCTGAAGGATGAAGCCAAGGCCATTTCTGATGTGGTGAACCTTTCACTGGCCGAAGGTGTGGTGACGGAAGATATCGCAGAAGAGAGCAAGCCAAGCAAAACCTCTGAAGTGGGTGACTGGTTGGCTGCACAGATCTTAAAGTGA
- the ilvB gene encoding biosynthetic-type acetolactate synthase large subunit, whose product MKDSRIRGAEIVIKSLVSENCDYIFGYPGGAIMPVYDALYDYADQIKHVLTRHEQGAIHAAQGYARVSGKVGVCMATSGPGATNLITGIADALIDSTPLVCITGQVASALLGTDAFQETDVVGFSMPGTKWNIQVRKAEDIAPAIAKGFHIARSGRPGPVLIDITKDAQNELADFNYVPCLGIRSYRPYPKVKDSEIAAAAEVINAAKRPYLLFGQGVVIGKAEEELKAFLDKTGIPAACTLLGSGALSEEHPQFVGKLGMHGNYAPNILTNKCDVLIAVGMRFDDRVTGDLKRYAKQAKVVHLELDNAEINKNVKCEVSVLGNCKESLPMLTEKVNKASHDEWLAEFRTLEEKEKSAVVSLDLLPTKTGLTMGEVIRYINDYKKDDAVLVTDVGQHQMIAWRYFKFKTTRTQVTSGGLGTMGFSLPAALGAQLADLNRQVVCVVGDGGIQMTVQELGTIMQTRSPVKVVLLNNNFLGMVRQWQQLFFDKRYSFTELDNPDFIKIAEAYNMKATKVTERGDLSDAVADMLTHEGPYFLEVVVEKEDNVFPMIPTGCSVEEVRLS is encoded by the coding sequence ATGAAAGATTCGAGAATCAGAGGAGCTGAGATCGTGATCAAATCCCTGGTATCTGAAAATTGTGATTACATTTTCGGATATCCAGGAGGTGCCATCATGCCAGTATATGATGCACTCTATGATTACGCGGACCAAATCAAACATGTACTGACGAGACATGAACAGGGAGCCATCCATGCTGCACAGGGGTATGCGCGAGTCTCCGGAAAAGTCGGCGTCTGCATGGCTACTTCAGGGCCAGGAGCTACTAATCTCATCACTGGGATAGCAGATGCCTTGATCGATAGCACTCCTCTGGTCTGTATCACGGGCCAGGTGGCTTCGGCACTTTTGGGGACAGATGCTTTCCAAGAGACCGATGTGGTGGGATTCTCCATGCCCGGGACCAAATGGAACATCCAAGTGAGAAAAGCAGAAGATATTGCTCCTGCTATCGCCAAAGGTTTTCACATTGCCCGGTCTGGGAGGCCGGGACCCGTGCTTATTGACATTACCAAAGATGCCCAAAATGAGCTGGCAGACTTTAATTATGTCCCTTGTCTCGGGATCAGGTCATATCGTCCTTACCCTAAAGTGAAGGACAGTGAAATTGCCGCCGCCGCCGAGGTAATCAATGCCGCCAAAAGGCCCTATTTGCTTTTTGGTCAAGGTGTGGTGATCGGGAAGGCAGAAGAAGAATTAAAGGCCTTTTTAGATAAGACGGGAATTCCGGCTGCTTGTACTTTATTAGGATCCGGGGCATTAAGTGAAGAACATCCGCAGTTTGTGGGGAAACTTGGCATGCACGGCAATTATGCGCCCAATATACTGACGAACAAGTGTGATGTGCTGATTGCTGTCGGAATGCGTTTTGATGACCGCGTGACAGGTGACCTGAAGCGATATGCGAAGCAAGCAAAGGTGGTTCACCTGGAGCTTGACAATGCTGAGATCAATAAAAATGTGAAGTGTGAAGTATCTGTCTTGGGCAACTGTAAGGAAAGCCTTCCCATGCTGACCGAAAAAGTCAACAAGGCCAGCCACGATGAGTGGTTGGCGGAATTCAGGACCTTAGAAGAAAAGGAGAAAAGTGCGGTGGTATCCCTTGATCTTCTGCCTACCAAAACGGGCTTGACAATGGGCGAGGTGATCCGGTACATTAACGATTACAAGAAAGACGATGCCGTGCTGGTGACTGACGTAGGACAGCATCAGATGATTGCCTGGCGGTATTTTAAGTTTAAAACGACCCGAACACAGGTAACTTCTGGAGGGCTCGGAACCATGGGATTCAGCTTGCCGGCAGCGCTTGGTGCGCAGTTAGCAGACCTTAACCGCCAAGTAGTTTGTGTGGTCGGTGACGGTGGTATCCAGATGACCGTTCAGGAATTGGGAACCATCATGCAGACCAGAAGCCCTGTGAAAGTGGTGTTGCTAAACAACAATTTCTTGGGAATGGTAAGGCAGTGGCAACAGCTGTTTTTTGATAAGCGATATTCCTTCACTGAATTGGATAACCCCGACTTCATCAAAATCGCAGAGGCGTATAATATGAAAGCCACTAAGGTGACCGAACGAGGCGATTTGAGCGATGCAGTGGCTGATATGCTGACTCATGAGGGGCCATATTTCCTTGAAGTAGTGGTAGAGAAAGAAGACAATGTGTTTCCAATGATCCCAACAGGATGTTCTGTGGAGGAGGTCAGGTTGAGTTAA
- the ilvC gene encoding ketol-acid reductoisomerase, which yields MKLKFGTVEEDVVTREEFPLEKAREVLKDEVIAVLGYGVQGPGQALNLKDNGFNVIVGQRKNSKTWDKAVADGWVPGETLFELEEACEKGTILQFLLSDAGQIALWPTVKKHLTPGKALYFSHGFGVTYKDQTGIVPPEDVDVILVAPKGSGTSLRRMFVEGRGLNSSFAIYQDATGKARERVIALGIGVGSGYLFETDFYREVTSDLTGERGTLMGAIQGIFAAQYEVLRENGHSPSEAFNETVEELTQSLMPLVAENGMDWMYANCSTTAQRGALDWWKPFRDASKPVFEQLYKSVKDGKEAAKSIESNSKADYREKLEVELKELRESEMWKAGATVRKLRPENN from the coding sequence ATGAAACTGAAATTCGGAACAGTTGAAGAAGATGTAGTAACAAGAGAAGAATTCCCTCTTGAGAAAGCCAGAGAAGTACTTAAGGATGAAGTGATTGCTGTGTTGGGCTACGGCGTACAGGGCCCAGGTCAAGCACTGAACCTTAAAGACAACGGTTTTAATGTCATCGTCGGCCAACGTAAAAACTCCAAAACTTGGGACAAGGCTGTGGCAGACGGTTGGGTTCCTGGTGAAACGCTTTTTGAACTGGAAGAAGCCTGTGAAAAAGGTACTATTCTTCAGTTCTTGCTTTCTGATGCAGGTCAGATCGCTCTTTGGCCTACCGTTAAAAAGCACCTTACCCCTGGGAAAGCCCTTTATTTCTCCCATGGATTCGGCGTAACATACAAAGACCAGACCGGTATCGTGCCACCAGAAGATGTGGATGTGATCTTGGTAGCACCAAAAGGTTCAGGAACTTCTTTGAGAAGAATGTTTGTAGAAGGTAGAGGCTTGAACTCTTCATTTGCCATCTACCAAGATGCTACGGGTAAAGCCAGGGAAAGAGTGATTGCACTTGGTATCGGTGTAGGTTCTGGATATCTATTTGAAACTGATTTCTACCGTGAGGTGACTTCTGACCTTACTGGTGAAAGAGGTACCTTGATGGGCGCTATCCAAGGAATCTTCGCAGCCCAGTACGAAGTGTTGAGAGAAAACGGTCACTCTCCATCTGAAGCGTTTAACGAAACGGTGGAAGAATTGACCCAAAGCTTGATGCCATTGGTCGCTGAAAACGGTATGGACTGGATGTATGCAAACTGCTCCACTACGGCCCAAAGAGGTGCTTTGGACTGGTGGAAACCTTTCAGAGATGCTTCCAAGCCAGTATTTGAGCAACTTTACAAGAGTGTAAAAGACGGTAAGGAAGCTGCTAAATCCATTGAATCCAACAGTAAGGCTGATTATAGAGAGAAACTGGAAGTGGAGCTGAAAGAACTAAGAGAGTCTGAAATGTGGAAGGCAGGCGCAACTGTCCGCAAACTAAGACCAGAGAATAACTAA
- the leuC gene encoding 3-isopropylmalate dehydratase large subunit — protein sequence MEKKTLFDKVWDEHVVKSVPGGPDVFFIDKHFIHEVTSPVAFLNLENRGNNVLFPERTVATPDHNVPTIDQDKTIKDKLSRMQVEKLRDNCSKYGIELHDLGTDHHGIVHVIGPELGITQPGMTIVCGDSHTSTHGAFGAIAFGIGTSEVEMVFASQCIMQSKPKRMRITVNGELGKGVTSKDIILYIISKISASGGTGYFIEYAGSAIQSLSMEARMTICNMSIEMGARGGLIAPDEVTFDYLKGKEHAPKGEDWDKAVEYWKSLRTDEGAEFDLEYTYDAEDIEPMITYGTNPGMGIKIKDIIPTTEGMEGSNKKTYLKSLDYMGFQPGEPIKGKKIDYVFVGSCTNGRIEDIRAVAEFVKGKKKADNITAWIVPGSREVESQAIEEGLVSILEEAGFKLRQPGCSACLAMNDDKIPAGKYAVSTSNRNFEGRQGPGARTLLASPLTVAAVAITGEVADPREV from the coding sequence ATGGAAAAGAAAACATTATTTGATAAAGTCTGGGATGAGCACGTAGTCAAATCCGTTCCAGGCGGGCCTGATGTATTTTTCATAGATAAACATTTTATCCATGAAGTTACCAGCCCCGTGGCATTCCTTAACCTTGAAAATCGAGGAAACAACGTACTCTTTCCCGAGCGTACGGTAGCCACTCCTGATCACAACGTGCCTACCATCGATCAGGACAAAACCATTAAAGATAAGCTTTCCCGCATGCAAGTGGAAAAGTTACGCGACAACTGTAGCAAGTACGGAATTGAATTGCACGACTTGGGGACAGACCACCATGGTATCGTGCACGTGATCGGTCCAGAACTGGGCATCACCCAGCCGGGGATGACCATTGTTTGTGGCGATAGCCATACCTCTACACACGGTGCTTTTGGGGCGATAGCCTTTGGGATCGGTACCAGTGAAGTAGAAATGGTATTTGCTTCACAATGTATCATGCAGTCCAAGCCTAAGCGCATGCGTATCACCGTTAATGGTGAGCTTGGAAAAGGCGTAACCTCTAAGGATATTATCCTTTACATCATCTCCAAGATCTCTGCCAGTGGTGGTACCGGGTATTTTATCGAATATGCGGGTTCTGCCATCCAAAGCTTGAGCATGGAAGCAAGGATGACCATCTGTAACATGAGTATTGAGATGGGAGCCAGAGGTGGATTGATCGCTCCAGATGAGGTGACTTTTGATTATTTGAAGGGAAAAGAACATGCACCCAAAGGGGAAGATTGGGACAAGGCAGTGGAATACTGGAAATCCCTCAGAACCGATGAAGGAGCTGAATTTGATTTGGAATATACCTATGATGCCGAGGACATCGAGCCAATGATTACCTATGGTACCAATCCTGGTATGGGCATCAAGATAAAAGATATCATTCCTACCACAGAAGGTATGGAAGGGAGCAATAAAAAGACTTATCTGAAGTCATTGGATTACATGGGATTTCAGCCTGGCGAACCCATCAAAGGAAAGAAGATCGATTATGTTTTTGTAGGAAGCTGTACCAATGGCCGGATCGAAGATATCCGTGCAGTAGCGGAGTTTGTGAAAGGTAAGAAAAAGGCGGACAACATTACCGCTTGGATCGTACCGGGTTCCAGGGAAGTGGAAAGCCAAGCCATTGAAGAAGGGCTGGTAAGTATCTTGGAGGAAGCAGGTTTCAAATTGCGCCAGCCAGGATGTTCTGCTTGCTTGGCCATGAATGATGATAAGATTCCTGCAGGTAAATATGCGGTGTCTACCTCCAATAGGAATTTTGAAGGCCGTCAAGGACCAGGAGCAAGAACCTTGCTAGCATCTCCGTTGACCGTAGCTGCTGTTGCCATCACCGGCGAAGTGGCAGATCCACGTGAAGTTTAA
- the ilvD gene encoding dihydroxy-acid dehydratase gives MSDLKKYSWEISDNEENPAAMAMLYATGITDKKMKQPFVGVASCGYESNPCNMHLNSFAEDIKASTNQADLSGFIFNTIGISDGQSMGTSGMRYSLPSREVIADSIESFILGHSFDGVVTIPGCDKNMPGVVMGMLRVNRPGIMVFGGTIRSGNYKGEKLNIVSAFEAYGKKINGQISDEDYMGVIKNACPGAGACGGMYTANTMSSAIEAMGLSLPFSSSYPATSKEKREECKNIGKYIKQLLALDIKPKDIITKKSLENAVRVTVALGGSTNAALHILAIARTAGIDFTLEDFKRINAETPVLGDFKPSGKFMMEDLYEMGGLPAFLKYFLNEGLLHGDCLTVTGKTMAENLEDIDPVKPSKESVIHPLDNPIKPSGHLCVLHGNLAPEGAVAKISGKEGKSFTGTAKVFDDEPSANAAMKNKEIQKGDVVVIRYVGPKGGPGMPEMLKPTSIIIGAGLGSDVALITDGRFSGGTHGFVVGHVTPEAYLGGPIGLLKDGDVITIDAESLEIRVDVSEAEFAERKKNWKNKDLSHLQGTLKKYVQLVSTASEGCVTDKQ, from the coding sequence ATGAGCGATTTAAAGAAATATAGTTGGGAAATCAGTGATAATGAGGAGAATCCGGCGGCAATGGCCATGTTATACGCCACCGGCATCACTGATAAAAAGATGAAGCAGCCGTTTGTAGGCGTAGCCAGCTGTGGGTATGAAAGTAACCCGTGCAATATGCACTTGAACAGTTTCGCGGAAGATATCAAAGCTTCTACGAACCAAGCGGACCTTTCAGGCTTTATTTTTAATACCATTGGTATTTCCGATGGGCAGTCCATGGGGACTTCCGGGATGCGGTACAGTCTTCCTTCTCGGGAAGTAATTGCCGATTCTATCGAGTCATTCATTTTGGGACATAGCTTTGACGGCGTGGTGACGATTCCGGGATGTGATAAAAACATGCCAGGTGTGGTGATGGGAATGCTCCGTGTAAACCGTCCAGGGATCATGGTCTTTGGAGGTACGATCAGGTCTGGAAACTATAAAGGTGAAAAGCTGAACATCGTTTCCGCTTTCGAAGCTTACGGTAAAAAGATCAACGGTCAAATTTCTGATGAGGATTATATGGGCGTGATCAAAAATGCCTGTCCTGGAGCTGGAGCATGTGGAGGAATGTATACTGCCAACACGATGTCTTCGGCCATTGAGGCCATGGGGCTTTCACTCCCTTTCAGCTCGTCCTATCCAGCTACTTCCAAGGAGAAGCGTGAAGAATGTAAAAACATAGGAAAATACATCAAGCAATTATTGGCATTGGATATCAAGCCTAAAGATATCATCACCAAGAAGAGTTTGGAGAATGCCGTTCGGGTGACCGTAGCACTCGGAGGAAGTACCAATGCGGCGCTTCATATTTTGGCGATAGCCAGGACCGCAGGAATTGATTTTACCCTAGAGGACTTTAAGCGTATCAATGCCGAAACGCCTGTATTGGGTGATTTTAAGCCAAGTGGGAAGTTCATGATGGAAGACCTCTATGAGATGGGTGGACTGCCTGCTTTCTTAAAATATTTCTTGAATGAAGGATTGCTGCACGGCGATTGCCTTACGGTGACCGGCAAAACCATGGCCGAGAACCTAGAAGATATCGACCCTGTCAAACCTTCAAAGGAAAGTGTGATCCATCCCTTGGATAATCCCATCAAACCATCCGGTCACTTGTGTGTGCTTCATGGGAACTTAGCTCCAGAAGGTGCCGTAGCTAAAATTTCCGGTAAAGAAGGAAAATCCTTTACGGGTACGGCTAAGGTATTTGATGATGAGCCTTCCGCCAATGCGGCCATGAAAAACAAGGAAATCCAAAAAGGCGACGTAGTGGTGATTAGATATGTAGGGCCTAAAGGTGGACCTGGGATGCCAGAGATGCTAAAGCCCACTTCTATCATCATCGGTGCAGGACTTGGATCAGATGTCGCGCTAATAACAGATGGTAGGTTCTCTGGTGGTACGCATGGTTTTGTGGTAGGGCATGTGACGCCTGAAGCTTATCTAGGCGGGCCGATCGGTTTGCTCAAGGATGGTGATGTGATTACCATTGATGCAGAAAGCCTTGAAATCAGGGTAGATGTCAGTGAGGCGGAATTTGCCGAGCGTAAGAAAAACTGGAAGAACAAAGACCTGAGCCATCTTCAGGGAACGTTAAAGAAATATGTCCAATTGGTTTCTACAGCATCTGAGGGGTGTGTTACTGACAAACAGTGA
- the leuD gene encoding 3-isopropylmalate dehydratase small subunit — protein MAYDKFNILKSTVVPLPTENVDTDQIIPARFLKATERKGFGDNLFRDWRYDSEGNPKADFVLNDATYSGKVLVAGKNFGSGSSREHAAWAIYDYGFRCVVSSFFADIFKNNALNIGILPVTVTPEFLEEIFAEVEKDPATEVEVDIEKQTITLLSTGNSESFDINSYKKQNMQNGFDDIDYLLNMKDQIVEFEKTRK, from the coding sequence ATGGCTTACGATAAGTTCAATATATTAAAAAGTACTGTAGTGCCGTTGCCCACAGAAAACGTGGATACGGACCAAATCATCCCCGCGAGGTTTCTGAAGGCTACCGAAAGGAAGGGCTTTGGGGACAACCTTTTCCGGGATTGGAGATATGACAGTGAAGGAAATCCGAAGGCTGACTTTGTGCTGAACGACGCTACTTACTCTGGTAAAGTATTGGTGGCTGGCAAGAACTTCGGATCAGGTTCCAGTCGTGAACATGCGGCATGGGCGATTTATGACTATGGTTTTAGATGCGTGGTCTCCAGTTTCTTTGCAGATATATTCAAAAACAATGCGCTGAACATCGGCATCCTGCCCGTAACAGTGACCCCTGAGTTTTTGGAAGAGATTTTTGCTGAAGTAGAAAAAGATCCTGCCACTGAAGTAGAGGTGGATATTGAGAAGCAGACCATTACCCTTCTCAGCACCGGGAATTCAGAGTCTTTTGATATCAATTCTTACAAGAAGCAAAACATGCAAAATGGTTTTGACGATATCGATTACTTGCTGAACATGAAGGATCAAATCGTTGAATTCGAAAAAACGAGAAAATAA